CTGTTGTAGTTTCTTCCTTTGTGCTCTGAAAGGGAGACACATACAGAATCATTCCTTCTACCCTAGGTGAAGCTGTCTCCCCAGAAGGAAGTGATCACATCAGATGAGCTCTTGACCCACCTTGGTGAGTAATTGGGCCTTAATGAGGAATTTCCTAAGGGGTTCCAGAGCTATCCCCTCAGCCAGAAATTCAGACTACCAAGGGATCCCCATTCTGGGTTCTAACGTAGCAGGGAAGCTAAGGGTCATTGGGCTTCTCTGCAAGGCTGGAGGATAAAGCCAAGGTCAAGATGTCAGGAATCCTGAGCCAAGTGTAATGGTACATTCCTGTGATCCCAGGCTGAGGgtgagagctgaggcaggaggatgtgtgaggcaagcctcagcaacttaatgagatcctgtttcaaaataaaaaataaaaataaaaacttctgggGAGGTAGTTCCATGGTTaagctcccttgggttcaatccccatatttaaaaaaaaaaaaagtcaggaatcTTGAGTTATAATACCAATTCTGCTCttagcctttttcttttctttttttcttttttacagttctggggatcaaacccaggggcttgagcatgctaggcaagtgctctacccatgAGCTATTCCCCCCGTTTCTGCCCTTAGGTTTTGAATGTGAACTTGAGTAGGTCCTTCCCATTTACAAGCCTGTTTCTTCCTCTGAGAAATGAAAGGTCTGAATTAGACTCTAAGGACCTTTCCAGTTCTAAAAATTTGTGGTTCTGTGACATTATCCACATTCTCCAGGAAAAGAGGAAGCTGAGCCTTTAGGACAAGTGGTGGGGTAGGTTGATAAAGTATCCTGTCTTATAGGAAACTGCCTCTTGTCCATCCAACCTCAAGGAAAATCAGAGGGACTTCAGCTTAATTTTCAGCAGGTAAGGCAAGAAGTCCGGAGACTTAGGGGTTTTGTGGTTTGGAAGGGGACACTGACTGGAACTATCGAGAGAAGCTGTTTGCTGCATCTTAAGAGGGCTCTTTGAACTGTGCTTCCTTCTGCAGGTATAAGAGAGGATGTTATATCTCTATCCTGGAAAAGATTTCGTTTATATAAGATAAAGAAGGATTGAATCAGGGGAGGAATAGAATGGCTTGTAAGAATGTTAGGGAAGAAAAGCaacaagtgtttttttgtttgtttttttctggacgTGGGAGTGGGAAAGGAGGCTAGGctgttcatcattttttttttcaatcctcaGAATGTGGACGATGCAATGACAGTGCTGCCAAAGCTGGCCACCGGTCTTGATGTCAATGTGCGATTCACAGGAGTCTCTGACTTTGAGTATACACCCGAATGCAGTGTCTTTGACCTACTAGGCATACCTCTGTACCATGGCTGGCTTGTTGATCCACAGGTGATGGTGGAAGCCCCCCTGAGTCCTTTACCTCGCTGGAGCTGACCTGAGTGAGGCAAAATGTTGTGGGTTGGGTACCCGGGGTAGGAGTTAGATTGGCTTGGGAGGGGAGTAGAATTTGGAGACTGAATTTCTTgaattttagccttttttttttttctggtagggGTAGCATTCTAGTACAAGCAAACCATATGCAAATATGCAAATaggatcattcttttttttaacatgtatgtattttttttaatttatttattttttagctttaggtggacacaatatctttattttatttttatgtggtgctgaggatcgaacccagtgcctcacgcatgccaggcaagcgcgctactacttgagccatatccccagcccctatatgtatttttttttaagttgtcagtggacctttattttatttatttatttatttatttatctatctatttatttatttatatgtggtactaagaatcaaacccagtgtatcacacacaccaggcaagtgctctacccctgagcacaaacccagcccagaaacagtttttttttaattttatatatatatatattgtatttagacacaatacctttatttatgtatttatttatttatatgtggtgctgaggatcgaacccagggccgcacacatgaaggcgagtgctctaccgctgagccacatccccagccccatagaatcagttctttctttcttttttttttttaaagagagaatgagagagagagagaatttttttattatttattttttagtttttggcggacacaacatctttgtttgtatgtggtgctgaggatcgaacccgggccacacacataccaggcgagcgcgctacctcttgagccacatccccagccctagaatcagTTCTTTAGACATCAAAAATTGAGGAActgggctgcggttgtggctcaggggtcgagcacttgcctaccatgtgtgaggcactgggtttgattctcagcaccacatataaataaataaaataaaggtccattgactactaaaaatatatatatatatattaaaaagaaaaaaatgttcaggaacTGATGCTCTaagtgcagtagcacacacctgtaatcccagtgacttgggagcctgaggcaggaggatctcaagttcagagccagcctcagcaacttagccaggccctaaggattgagtgagaccctgtttcaaaagaaaacaatgttagGAGGATGTGGTAGGAAAGGTacattcattcattgctggtgggactgcaaattggtgcaaccactgtggaaggcagtatggagattcctcagaaaacttggaatggaatcaccatttgcctaagttatcccactccttagaatatatccaaaggacttaaaatcagcatactgttgcaacatggccacatcaatgtttatagcagctcaattcatgatagctaagctatgaaaccaaactatgtgcctttcaacagatgaatggataaagaaaatgtggtatatatacacaatggagtattactcagccataaagaaaaatgaaattatggcatttcataaatggatggaactagagactatcatgctaagtgaaagaagccagtcccaaaaaacaaaggcctaatgttcgttctctctgatgtgcaataagggggaggggagagaataatagaagtactttggattagacaaaggggaatgaagggaagggagaggggatgggaataggaaagacagtagaatgaatcagacattactttcctatgttcatatgtgaataaaCGACCAGTGTACCTCCACATCATGTAAgaccacaagaataggaagttatactccatgtatgtataatatgtcaaaatacattctaccatcatgtataactaaaaataacaaataaaaacttttgaaagaaattttttttaggaaatggctcagtggtgggctggggttgtagctcagtggtagagcacttgcctagcatgtgtggggcactgggttcaatcctcagcaccaaccacataaaaataaataaataaaaataaaggtattgtgtccacctacaactaaaaaaacattttaaaaaaatgactcagTTGTTaaaagatcctgggttcaatcctggtccCCAAACAGAACACCTTGATCATAAGGTCGTAGTCCTTGTgggcttcctttccttccttaaaTAAATTCAACATTCTTTCTCACTCCCCACCCTACTCCCCACATGTGCAGAGTCCCGAGGCTGTGAGCGCAGTTGGGAAACTGAGTTACAACCAGCTAGTAGAGAAGATCATCACCTGCAAACACTCCAGTGACCCCAACCTCGTGACAGAAGGTGACATCCCTCCTCCCTCATGGATCTTATGCGAAGGGTAGAATAGCTGCTTAGGTTCATTGTTTATTGTCTCCTGCCATTCTCCCACTAGAGTGTAAGCTCCCTAAGAGAAAGTTTGGGAAATTTGTCTGTTTAATGCAGGGATACATCTTCCCTCTCCGTGGCCTCCTGGGCTTAGTGTAGTGCCTCACATGAGGTAGCTGCTCaatatcattttcctttctttctttcttttttttttttttttaaggcagtggggactgaacccagggcactctaccactgaggttcacccccagccttatttatttatttatttgtaccactgaggattgaacccaggagtgctctactactgggtACTACTGGGCTATATcttgagccctttttattttttattttgagggtctcaacaataaattgctgagggccttatcaagctgctgaggctggcttcaaacttagaatactcttgcctccacctcctgagtcactgggattgctacaggtgtgtgccactacacctagcccttttgttgttgttgtttttaatcagctgattttctttctttttttttttttttgtaatctggATTTGTAGCTTCTGTGTAGATATCACATCTGACAATGGTGGTACCTACTTGTCATAGCCACAATCAGTGGGTGATGAATTGTGGCTGCCTCTTTGGATAAGATGAACCAAGTTCTCCCTGGCTTGACATTTAGTAGTTTTGCCTCTTTTCTGCCTAGTCCCTATAAATATTTGAGTCAACACAccttgggggttttttgtttttgttttacatcagggattgaacccagggttgcttaaccactagccacatcttcagccttttttatattttactttgagacagggtctcgctgaattgctgaggctatcctcaaacttgtgatcctcctgctttagcctcctgagtagctgggatcataggcatgtaccaccacccCTGACAAGGGATTTTAGAAAGTCAGATTCAGAAGGACTTTTGACAGGTACTCTTTGGATGATCCTTCCTATCTTGgacttcattttgtttcatttattttttgatggtgCAGGGGGTTGAACCCACAGCCTCctacacactaggcaagtgctttaccacagagctgaGCTATATGCccggtctttttttttccttttaatcatgGACTTTGGATGTAAGCCAAATTTCTCCCATCTTATGCCTTCTGGTAGGCTTGATCGCAGAGCAGTTCCTGGAGACCACTGCAGCACAGCTGACCTACCATGGCCTGTGTGAGCTTACAGCGGCTGCCAAGGAGGGTGAACTTAGTGTCTTTTTCCGCAACAACCACTTTAGCACTATGACTAAGCACAAGGTGATAAGGGTTTGGAGGTGTTGGGGGGTTGGGGTGCTGTGGTTTCCCCATGCCTTTTTTTTCTGGGTCTGTTTCTTCTGGGTCAGTCAGGATAAGGTGAGTTAAGCTGCAGTAACAAATATCACTGAAATCCTTGTGGTTTACCacaacaaatgtttttttctcactCATACTATGTGTATGCCTAATGAAGATTGGCTACATTCTGACCCATTCCATCTTCACTCTAGGACCAGGCTGACCAAAGAGCCTTAATCTGAAATATAtgcagggaaagagagaggaacaTTGTTGTACACTCACTGTTAGTGCTTCTGCCCAGAAATGGTCATTTCTGCTCATATCTCAGAGGCCAGACAAAGCCATAAAGGATAAGTCCACCATCAGTGGAACAGGAAGCTATAATCCTCTCCCAGAAAGGGGCAGTGGAAAATTTTAACACCACCACAGTCTTTGAGAGTTAAAAATTGCCGAAGCTCTCTAAGAGTTCAGTAGAAGAGGGGTCTCTGGTTCCCAAAGAATTTATTCCCACCGCCATCAAAAGAGACCAGAGGACCATAAGAAATAGGGTGAAAAGCATGGTCTTGGGTTTTATCCCAACCTTAAGGATTCTACACTTGACCAAAATCACCACTATACTTATACCCAACTTCACCTGGACATACACTCAGACATCCCTTCCCTCTCCATACTGTGCGTGTATTCCGTAGGCTAACACTGTGGAGTTCCAGCCAGCATATCAGTAAATTCAAGTGGTCTGTGCATCTCAGGTAATGTTGAGAAGTAAATTGCCTCTGTGTCACTTATCCCACCAGTTGGCTGTCCTTTTCTTTGCAGAGTCATTTGTACCTACTGGTCACTGACCAGGGTTTTCTACAGGAGGAGCAAGTGGTATGGGAGAGCCTGCACAACGTGGACGGAGACAGCTGCTTCTGTGACTCTGACTTCCACCTAAGTCATTCCCTCGGCAAGGGCCCTGAAGCACAAGGTGGGGGTAGCTCCCCAGAGAAGCAGCTGCAGGTAGACCAGGTGTGTGGGCCTTTGGGGAAGGTGCCCAGAGCTCCTCTGCCTCACAGAGTTTTTTGCTGTAAGAGCCACGTGTGATTTATTGTGTCAAGGCCACATCCCTAACACCCATGCCCCTCCACTCTGCTACCTTCAGATCATCTCCTTGTTTGCTGTGCATTTTCTGGCACCAGGGGTACAACTGGCTGTGTTTTCCCCTGGAGGGAGAGAAGTTGGAGAATTTGAAGGAAAGCCTAGTTTGGAAACCTTGCCTGAGTCTCCTTCCCTGCCAGCCTTCGCCCACCTGGGAACTCTTGTTCTTTCTAGGATTACCTGATGGCCTTGTCCttgcaacagcagcagcagccacaagGAATGCTGGGCCTTAGTGACCTGGAGCTGGCCCAGCAACTTCAGCAAGAGGAGTATCAACAGCAGCAACCAGTCCAGCCTGCGCAGATGCGGGCCCTGTCACCCCAGGTAAGCCCCTGTCACCTTTCCTTAGTGGGGCCAGACCACCCGCTGTGCCTTGTCCAGTTCACTTGTTGTTTCTGCACTGGTCTCTTCTAGGTGTCCCTTGGGACCCTTCTCCTGCTGGACCCTCTTCCTGGAACcccttcctgtttttctctcCCTGTAGTCCCTCCTGATCCCGACCCCCTAACCCCTTGAATCTCAGTCCTCTACTCCTCCAAAGTTGTTGGATGACCCAATGTTAAATCCCGCACAGGGGAGAGGAGCCACGTCAGGACGCCCAGCCGGGGAGCGCCGACAGAGGCCGAAGCAGGAGTCGGACTGCACTCTGCTATAGCTCTGCCCGCTGCTCCCCCATCTCAACCCCTGAGATACATGGGGTAGCTTATTTATGGACTGTTGGGGGTCAGAGCAGGCAGTAGTAAATACCAAGGTCAAACTCGGTAATGTCCCTGCCCTCATGTGCTGCTGCCTCTCTTCCTCCCAGGGCAACACTGGGATGGGCAGGGT
This sequence is a window from Marmota flaviventris isolate mMarFla1 chromosome 10, mMarFla1.hap1, whole genome shotgun sequence. Protein-coding genes within it:
- the Mindy1 gene encoding ubiquitin carboxyl-terminal hydrolase MINDY-1 isoform X3; translated protein: MEHPQPEHPSSGKARNAETDTSENQEVLSGPDEYPQDQDTRDADEEAAKQEPGDQALLPTQSGENLESPPPETNSSQPGPSCSMSPEAETLGACSRPQELPQSPRTQQTEPDFYCVKWIPWKGERTPIITQSTNGPCPLLAIMNILFLQWKVKLSPQKEVITSDELLTHLGNCLLSIQPQGKSEGLQLNFQQNVDDAMTVLPKLATGLDVNVRFTGVSDFEYTPECSVFDLLGIPLYHGWLVDPQSPEAVSAVGKLSYNQLVEKIITCKHSSDPNLVTEGLIAEQFLETTAAQLTYHGLCELTAAAKEGELSVFFRNNHFSTMTKHKEEQVVWESLHNVDGDSCFCDSDFHLSHSLGKGPEAQGGGSSPEKQLQVDQDYLMALSLQQQQQPQGMLGLSDLELAQQLQQEEYQQQQPVQPAQMRALSPQVSLGTLLLLDPLPGTPSCFSLPVVPPDPDPLTP
- the Mindy1 gene encoding ubiquitin carboxyl-terminal hydrolase MINDY-1 isoform X2 is translated as MEHPQPEHPSSGKARNAETDTSENQEVLSGPDEYPQDQDTRDADEEAAKQEPGDQALLPTQSGENLESPPPETNSSQPGPSCSMSPEAETLGACSRPQELPQSPRTQQTEPDFYCVKWIPWKGERTPIITQSTNGPCPLLAIMNILFLQWKVKLSPQKEVITSDELLTHLGNCLLSIQPQGKSEGLQLNFQQNVDDAMTVLPKLATGLDVNVRFTGVSDFEYTPECSVFDLLGIPLYHGWLVDPQSPEAVSAVGKLSYNQLVEKIITCKHSSDPNLVTEGLIAEQFLETTAAQLTYHGLCELTAAAKEGELSVFFRNNHFSTMTKHKSHLYLLVTDQGFLQEEQVVWESLHNVDGDSCFCDSDFHLSHSLGKGPEAQGGGSSPEKQLQVDQDYLMALSLQQQQQPQGMLGLSDLELAQQLQQEEYQQQQPVQPAQMRALSPQGRGATSGRPAGERRQRPKQESDCTLL
- the Mindy1 gene encoding ubiquitin carboxyl-terminal hydrolase MINDY-1 isoform X1, with the protein product MEHPQPEHPSSGKARNAETDTSENQEVLSGPDEYPQDQDTRDADEEAAKQEPGDQALLPTQSGENLESPPPETNSSQPGPSCSMSPEAETLGACSRPQELPQSPRTQQTEPDFYCVKWIPWKGERTPIITQSTNGPCPLLAIMNILFLQWKVKLSPQKEVITSDELLTHLGNCLLSIQPQGKSEGLQLNFQQNVDDAMTVLPKLATGLDVNVRFTGVSDFEYTPECSVFDLLGIPLYHGWLVDPQSPEAVSAVGKLSYNQLVEKIITCKHSSDPNLVTEGLIAEQFLETTAAQLTYHGLCELTAAAKEGELSVFFRNNHFSTMTKHKSHLYLLVTDQGFLQEEQVVWESLHNVDGDSCFCDSDFHLSHSLGKGPEAQGGGSSPEKQLQVDQDYLMALSLQQQQQPQGMLGLSDLELAQQLQQEEYQQQQPVQPAQMRALSPQVSLGTLLLLDPLPGTPSCFSLPVVPPDPDPLTP